Part of the Gigantopelta aegis isolate Gae_Host chromosome 15, Gae_host_genome, whole genome shotgun sequence genome is shown below.
GAAAAACTCATATAATATACCATCTATTCCAGGgcttttgttatgtttaacttTACTTAACGCAAATAGGATCTCTTGTTCAGTAATTCGACTGTCTAATTCTTCATACAAGGCTTGATTATCTTGATCAGTGCAATCGTTCGTTCCTTGTGTATTATCGTCTTGCTTAGAACCAACGAGGTCTTTGAAGTATTTAACAAATTCGTCTATTGTTATGTTACAGTTATGCCtttttttagatttattaaATTTCTTGTAAAATGCTTTGGGGTTGTTTTTCCTGAGAGTACCAATCATATTTCCTTCTTGCATCAGGTAAGATTAACGCAGTTTCCTTTGTAATAACTTGTATTTGTTCTTAGCTTCTGATAATTTAAATCTATTCAGATGGCTACGATTGTAATTGAATTGTCGGAGAGTATACCTGTACCTATTATACAACTTTGTGCATTCCTCATTGAACCAAGGCTTGTATTCATGAACAATAccgcgtgtgtttgtgtgtactgAGCAGTTGTTACCCGTTCGCGTTTCGCGCTTACAGGTCTCGTCAAAAATATCGTGTAGCATCACTGTCAAGTTATTAACGCACTCATTAACAGAAGTTTTATTAAGAATAAGATCATCAATGCATGCACTGAGTTCGTTTTGCCTAGAAGTAACATTGTTAAGCGCCGTTTCTGTTTTTATCAGTATTCCACtcgtatatatatgttttgttaccACTTTTACAAGTACACGTTGGTTCATTTACGCCATCTTGTTTTCTTAATAACATGAATATAGGTGCATGATCagagtaaatattaaaatcccCAACAAAGAAATCGTGTATAACATCTAAAGAATATTTATCTACAATACAATAATCTATTAAGCTTGTTCCGTTTTTGTTATAGAATGTGATTTTTCCGGTGCAGTCACTAGCCGACCTGCCGTTTACTATTCTTACGCCAGACGCTATACACATGTTTAATAAACATCGTCCCATGGCGTTTACTTTCACATCTTCCGAGTTTCTTTTACAGTAAATGTCGCTCTCGTAATCAAATAGCTTAGGAACGCAGCCGATATCATCAAAGAATGCTTTATCATTTTCTATAAAATCACTCTCTTGGCCAACACGCCCATTAAAATCGCCCATCAGTATAACATGCCCCTgatctttaaaatattcaatattttcTTCCAATGTTTGGAATAAGTCACAATCATATACTGTATAAAACTCACTTCGATCTGGTggtaaatatacaaaacataaataattatctACATTGTCAACAAACAGCGATTTATCACATCTTATCCAAATTATGCTATCGTGTTCCatgtttaaaatttcaatattatcatttaaATATTCTTTATATAGTAATACCAGTCCACCACCTCGACACCTCTTCCTTGGCACTACCACACTGGTATAACCTTCAAGACTTATATTGGTGTTCACATATAACCAGCATTCCGATAGAAACACGATGTCACTGTTATTAAATAGATTAACGCAGTCTATGTTTTTGATTTTGTCTGCTGCACCGCGTTGAATATTCCAcgcacatatttttaaaacgtcaCATTTCGTGGATCCACCACCCCCCGCGTTGTCCTATTCAGCATTTTCGTCAACATCCTGTGGTCTGTGTGGAGGGGAATGGTCCGATTTTGGAGTGGGGGGAGTTCGCTGACGTTTCGAAGCGGGTCTAGTATTACGCTCGTTGTGCTCACTGCGTCGTGTCGATTGCGTTCTGTTACCGTTAGGCGTCGGCTGTACCTGTAGTACATCTCGGTAAGATCGCGGGTCAGCATGCGGCGGATCACACTCTTCATACAGTTTGCCGTCAACTGGTTTTATGTCCAGCTTGTATGGCTCTCTTAGCGACTGGGTATAGTTTTTTGCGACGTTCCTCCACCGCAGCAGGAAACTGTTCGTGTATACTGTATGGCTTGCCTTTTAATCCGTAAGCCCTGTCTCTCACCAAGACTAGATCGTTATTGTATACGAATCGAGCAACAATAGGCCGTGGGTTACCGTTACGACGTCTTCCAAATCTATGAACATTGCCAAAGTCAACCTCGTGATCAATTTCAAGTTCGTCATAGATAAAGTCTCTCAATACTCGTTCCGTGTTCTCGTTACTGTTTTCAGCCAAACCAGAGAATATTAAGTTATATTTCATGGATCTACATTGTAGATCTGTTATGGCAGCTTTAAGTTCATCGCGATCTTTGCTTAGTGATTCAATATCTTTTTGTATTGACTGGTTGTCTTTAACAGTAGAGGTGAATAAACTCCTAACCTGGGcaatgtcatttttgttttggtcaCATGACTGTTTAACGGAATCGTAAAGGTTGTTCATACCTTGAACACTCGTTTCCAGCTCTTTGTTGGAGTTTTCAATCTTCTTTACATCAGCTTCAAGGGTGCTAATACTTTCAATATGTGAAAGTCTGGTGTCCATTTTTGTCACTTTAGGGAAACTTTGAACATCGTACATAACCTTTTCTAACATACACTTGTCAATAGCGAAAGTCTGGTGTCCATTTTTTTCAGTCATTAGTACACCTAGTTGCTCCATAGAGAACTTTccaaaacccgctgtcaccgtACATAACCTCGCGCGTTTTTATTAAGAGTTTGCGATACACTTGTGGCCATAGCGAAGCGTTTGTTGTCTATTTAGGGAACTCACTAGTTCAGATATTATCTTTCAGCCTTACATGCATTCAGCCTTACATGGATTTACACGCGCCACCGAACACTGCTCACATGGATTGAGTGAACACTGCTCACGTTTGAAGACACACAGCCGGACGACTATATGGTACTCAGTTCGATGTACACCaatgtacataaataattaaatatatacgtGAACACACATTTAGAATAAATGATGATTTCTGTCTAAAAGAGTATATTAAACAGATACAACGTCGTTTCTGATAAATGTTCAGGAGTTCAGGAATTCGAGAAAGCTGACCACCATTAGCGTGCTACTCGGTTCCACACATATTTCATCTAATAGTCACTTTTTTAAATGATCAACACTATTTCACTTACATAGGTATGAATGTCCATACAGGTCCATGTTTTCATCCTTAGGAATCGTCATCTGAGTTTAAATCGGAGTGCAATATGTACATcccattgttttcattaaatatgATCAGGAGCTCAGACTGGTAAAAGGtattgtatgtactaccctgtctgtgggatgctgcatataacagatcccttgctgctagcaAATGACTCCTCTTGATGCGCAatgggtctaggatcgatgcccgtcggtggacccattggcctatttctcgttccagccagtgctccataactggtgtaacaaaggccgtgatatgtactattctgtctgtgggatggtgcatataaaagatcccttgctgctaatcaaaaagagtagaccacgaagtggcgacagcgggtttcctctctcactatctgtgtgatccttagccatgtgtccgacgccttttaaaaataaaaatgtgttgagtgcgccgttaaataataaaaacaaatttgtttctatctttgtttctttgtttatgtTGGTCAATGAAAGAAAATACGCATTATACAATTCTTAGGTAAGTGATGCCTTTGACATAACTTAGTGAGTGGGTCATTTGCTTCTGAGAAAAATACGAAAAAGTGTCCATTTGTCTAATCGAAGATTTCTCTGCCCTGAACACTCTTTACTGCCACCACCCAGTTATTGTGTGCTAGGTgcgactattattattattattattattattattattcctacgactggtatataaaaggccgtgatatgtgctgtccagtttgtgttgttagttgttaatggggggaaatgtagcgggcttcctctgtgAGTTATCAAATGcctgatattcaatagccgatggttaataataaatcaaattgCTCTAGCGATGTCGTTCAAAGAAACAAATTTCAACTTTTTTCAAAGTGCCTCTAAAAAAAATTTCCCGACAGTATAATATTGTAATACGTTCATCGTGACAGACTATATATAGTTCGTAAAATGCTGTAGGTCTGTGAAGTACGAATACAGCATTAATAAAAACCGGCACTCGTTCAAATCAACATTAGGCATCGTACTTAGTCTCcgctggtacaccaaaggccgtggcagGTGCTGTTTTGGTTCTGTAGAAATTGCATATGGAATACTCTTTGATGCTGATATGTAACTAAACACATGTGAAGACAATGGGCTTATTATTCTGTGCTTATCGATTATTCTGACTTCTGAACCGAAAACTATATTCATGGCCCATCACAACGTGCTTGGAAGTTAGTTGGATatgaggccgtggtatgtgctgtcctacctgtgggaaagtgcatattaaagatgttTTACTGCTTATGGAaaacatgttgcgggtttcctctgaagactatgtcacagttaccaaatgtttgctatccagtagctgataattaattcaTCAAgtgatccagtggtgtcgttaaacaaaaacaaacgttttagtcGGATATAAGCATCAACATAGCTCGAGTTATCCCAATTATTTCGATAGACCTCCAGAAGAAAAGACGATTGATCACAGCTAAATATTCCAATCACATGACAGCATAATCGTACTTTGGTTGGATATAAGAATTCGAATAACTtaaatcattatcattattagttaaacattttcagaagaaaaacaaagaacgTAAAATACCCTGCTAACCTGAAAAAAAGTTtagattttttattacaatcaaAGATTTCATTTTGTGTCTacgaagaaagagaagaaaaccgGTATTGCCGTTTTAAACGAATCAAGTCAACCAACCATTCGACACGTACTTACATCCTCTGAAGTTTCAGGAAAGCCTGCAGCGGACAAACATTTCGAGTTTTCCCGGAGAATGCGTCATAAGACAGGAGGATACTGACAtttcaatcagtcagtcaatcaaccatttgatatCTGCTTACGTCCTCTGAAAGTTCAGGCAACCCTGCACTAAGCACATCATTCATGTTTTTTCCAAAGAATGCGTTCCAAGTCAGGAATATACTAAATAATCAATGCATTCGATTTACGAAAAACATCAGAATTAATAATACGCGATGAGCTCATTTTAAAATAGTTCGTCGGAATTTCCACCAAAGAAGATGATGcttctgctgctactattaccgCTATTAACTCTGTCTGAAGGTCTAGACGAGAAAAGGACATTGCGACTTCGACACAAGCTTCTGGGCAACTACAGCCGAAACGTACAACCTTCAAGCTCTGATGATGACGGTGATGACAGACTCTCAATCACGCTGGGATTCTGGCCCATGGCCATCGTGGAACTGGACGAGAGTAAGCAAGTCTTCACATCGGTTGGAAGCATCGTCATGAGATGGTTAGATCCGGATCTGGCGTGGAACGAGAGCGAGATCTCGGATATCGGGGAGCTGATTCTTCTTATAGATGACGTGTGGCTGCCTGAATACACGATCCTCAACCACGGGGAACGAATCTCGAGTCGGTCGCTGTTTTCGAGAGTGACAGTATTGAACAACGGTACCGTGACGTACGAAATAACCGATGTGTTCAAAACCATCTGCACCGTTGACCTGACAAGGTATCCCTTCGACCAACAGGACTGTGCGCTGAGGTTTAGTACGCTAACAGCGAAGTACAGTTTCGTCGAACAGGGGCCCTTCACGTTGGAAATCACGGGATACGGCTTTTTCACGGAAACCAAGGAATGGGTTTTGACGGAGCTGTATTCCTTCACGAAGACGTCCTATGGGATCAGCAATGTGGACTTTCATTTCAAAGTCCGCCGCTATCCGCAGTTCTACGTGACCACAATCATATTCCCGTTCGCCCTGCTTTCGGTGCTCAACTCCTTCGTGTTTCTGTTTCCGGTGGAGTCCGGAGAGAACATGTCGTACCTCGTGTCCATAATCTGTCTTACGCCGTCTACCTCAACCTGATCAATGACGTGATGCCCAACTCCGAGGAAACGTCCAGCCTAGTCTACCTCGTTCTGGCTTTTAGTCAGAGTGCCCTGTCCTTTGTCATATCGTTGTTCACCCTGAATGTCCATCACCATTTCCATCACCATGACAACCTCACAAGCAATACCTCCAGCAGTATTCCTAGTAGTACCGCCAGCAGCAGTTCCAACAACAATGTGCACAATGTGAGTCCAGACGGTTTCAACGTGAAGGATGTCGATGCTGCTAGCGAACAGATCGGTAGtgttgatgttggtgatgacGTCAGTGATGACGTCAGTAGATCCTCCGGAAGAAACATCCCGATACGGAAGATGAATGTGATCCTTTTGTCGTTTTCCTAAGTTCTGCTTTATTGAGCGTCTTaatcttttttatataaaagagACGAACACCTCAAGCTGGTGTTATTAAAAATTTCGAATCTATAATCTCTTATTAATGTCAGTAAAAAATTCGTATATGTAATATCTTATTAATGTCAGTAAGAAAATAGTATCTGTAATATTTCTGTTAGTAAACATTTCGATTCTATAATATCTTATtaatgtcagtaaacaaaatcgAATTTATAATATCTTATTATTGTCAGTAAAAGTTTCGAAtctgtaaatttttttttattattgtcagtACATTTTTCGAATCTGTAATATCTTATTAAAGTTATCAAAAAATTCGAATCGGTAATCTCTTATTAATGTCAGTACAATTTTCTATTCTGTAATCTCTTATTTATGTCAGTAAAAAATGAATCTGCAAATTCGTATTAATGTCAGTAAAAAATTCGAATTTGTATTGTAATCTCTTATTAATGTCAGTAACATTTTAAGATTTTATAGTATCTTATTAATGTCAATAAAAGATTCGAAtctgtaatattttgttattaatgtaagtAAACATTTCGATTCTATAATATGTTACTGATGTCagcaaatatttcaaatataaaacCGGTTTGATGTCAGTAAAGTTTATGAATGTTAATGCCAGTGACATTTATAACTGCTATTAATGTCAGTGATTATTTCAAATCTATAACACGTTTTATGTCATTAAAGATTATGACAGTTATTAATGTCAGTATAAATTCCATATCTGTAACCCTTTTATGACACTACATCTTAtggctgttattaatttattaatggtattttatcatcccatataaattcacataacTTCTGAATTTCTTGTTCAACCCACTTAGGAACATAAATTGCGCCAATTATATACCATAATCCATAAGTTAATAAAGTATTCCACACTGTCGCTTTACCATTTAATGTAAGTTTTCTTGGTTTACACATGTTAATCAATGAATacaaattttcaatttttattttccaattCAATCTTTCGGACAAAGCTTTATTTGGACCTAAATAAATGCCAAGAATTTGAACACAATCttcacaattgcacgagtctcccctgggttgtcatgccacgaccagaagaggtcaggtccttataagggccctatgggcaacctagggagacaaccagcgacataattaacgagctactctcgattcactaatatcaaaacctatgcTAGCtcagccatttacctttcgactgaccattcaaaattgcgccaaacttcctcaatcaaaattgcgcaccactttctctttggcattaacggctccattcaaaattccatagcaccactaccaccccacccgcctgctaccgattcgatcgggctgctggtgctcccttgcacctgccagtgcaggcgatccctcctctcccctccccccacctttcctgtcatggcgtgcgctacaacagcttgttctgaatgtgcacgtcaaaccctatgacctgacctgacctgacacaATCTTTATTAACAGCAACAGAAATATTGAATGACAAATCGTTTTCCGCGGCTTTACCAAGACAAAGTACTTctgatttttcaatattaactTTTGCACCTGTagcaagacaaaaataattgacaGTGTGAAAAATTACCTCAACAGGCTGGGCATCTTGTACAGTGATAGTGGTATCATCAGCAtgttgaaataataaagaattaaattcaaaatttaattttattccattaaTTTGTTGTTGACTTTTTAACAAGCTATTTAAATGTTCAGCAACAATTACATAGAACATCATTGAAATCGGACATCCCTGTCTAACACCTCTAGTAACAGGAAAGAAAGGCGTTAAATGacaattaattttaacactACTTTTAATAGCTTCTCTTGATCTATTTTAATCAAAAACACCTCCTGGTTATTCATATctataaaatcaataaaatcaCGGACTGACATTATATTATCAGCCATATCCCTACCCAGAACACAACACGTTTGTTCGGGAGAAATAACAGATGACATAACTAATTTTAAACGATTTGCGACAACTTTGGATACAGTTttataatcaatatttaaaagACTTACTGGCCTAAAGTTTTTAAGATTAGTTTTATCccctttttattataaaaaagactgataattccttttttcatactacgtGATAAACGGctagtataccaaaggctgtggtatgtgctgtcttgtttgtgggatggtacatataaaagattccttgctattaatggaaaaaaatgtagcggctttcatctatgactgtgttaaaatgaccatatgtttgacatccaatatccgatgattaacaaattaatgtgctctagtggtgtcgtcaaacaaactgcattctttaatttattcactCACAGTGAGCTGTGATGGCTCCTAGCATCAACTCCCGTTAGGTGGTAGATTTATTTGGcctttcccgttccaaccagtgctccacgactggtatatcaaaagtcgaatcaaaatgaaatattttatttctttaatattgtAAAAGAAATTCCCGCGAACCGGATTCGAACCAGTGACCTAAGGATATCAATGTAAATAACTCTACAGTCTTCAGCTCTACCATCTGAGTTATCACGGGTTATAAACGTATAAAGATATACTCTAAAGTAAAGGCCATTAATTGGTTCAGTGATGTATTACTTTAAAGTGCGAGGTCAGAGGTCAGTCAGCAGGAGACGTTAGTTCCAGTAGAATTAGTAAATTAGTCTCGATTGCTCAAGTCTCCAATAAAAGCTAGAGTCTCGGTAATACATGTTCATCCAGGTCTGTGTGCAGGAATATTCGCAGGGCGGGAGGCGGGAGGCAGGAGGCGGGAGGGTGGATCTAGACAGTGGTGACCGAAGTTTATAGGGAGGTCGAATCAtgctcacccccccccccccccaaaaaaaaaaaaaaaaaaaccccacaaaaacaaacaaacaaacaacaacaacaatacaaaaaaaaaaaaaaaaaaacccaaacaaaaacaacaaaaaacaaccaacaaacaaacaaaaacagcgAGAAAGCTCCCATCAgcaaagatatttattgtctttcctattccaaccagtgctccacgactggaatatcaaagttATGATTTTTCCTGTTCCCTCGAATCAAAATGAAATACTTTATTGCTTGAATATTGTAAAAGAAATTTCCGCGAACCGGATTCGAACCAGTGACCTAAGGATATCAATGTGCATAACATAAGTGATTTTCAATaggtaaaatatcaacctcgtctagttaattggtatttgtcgaggcagagccagcctcgacaaatacagattagCATAGACTCGGTTGgtattttctatattaaaaaacagtcGTGACgaaacatctctctctctctctctctctctctctctctctctctctctctctctctctctctctctctctctctctctctctctctctctctctctctctctctctctctctcataataatatatactcttcaaaaaaagaaacgcaaaagggtacaaatgggttataactccgattttatgtttcctaccggttcatgctttgtgaatataacgtcattgcatgtcccaaacacattcccacggttacattcgataaaacgcagctactgtacaataaagttccaaaatgtgaatattcgcaaaaacgcagccacgtgcaaaccatgtcaccactgcacgtgcgttgtctgcacgtgcaacatgaacaccgacagtataaaagtgcagggtgttcgcttgcctggcctctgtatctggccgacagttgacaatccaggacatgccacgtctcagtgaaccgcagagaaacaatgccatcggccgactagacgcaggcgaatccagaacggccgttgccagggcattccatgtgtccccaagcaccatctccagactgtgggaccgttaccagcaacatggatcaacacgtgacctccctagatccggtcgaccacgggtcactacccccgggcaggaccgctacatccgggtacgccaccttcggaaacgattgactactgccacctccacagccgcagcaataccaggtttgcgcaggatatccgaccagaccgtacggaaccgcctacgtgaggtaggaattcgtgccagacgtccagttcgaggtgtcatcttaacaccacaacaccgtcgactccgactgcagtggtgccagattcatcgacaatggcctcaactgcgatggagacaggtgtg
Proteins encoded:
- the LOC121389822 gene encoding acetylcholine receptor subunit alpha-like, with the protein product MMLLLLLLPLLTLSEGLDEKRTLRLRHKLLGNYSRNVQPSSSDDDGDDRLSITLGFWPMAIVELDESKQVFTSVGSIVMRWLDPDLAWNESEISDIGELILLIDDVWLPEYTILNHGERISSRSLFSRVTVLNNGTVTYEITDVFKTICTVDLTRYPFDQQDCALRFSTLTAKYSFVEQGPFTLEITGYGFFTETKEWVLTELYSFTKTSYGISNVDFHFKVRRYPQFYVTTIIFPFALLSVLNSFVFLFPVESGENMSYLVSIICLTPSTST